The following nucleotide sequence is from Wenzhouxiangella sp. XN24.
CGCGCGAACTCGAGCACCAGCTCAAGGACTCCGGCGCCAAGGCGATCATCATCGTCGAGAACTTCGCCGGCACGCTGGCCAAGGTGCGCAACAACACGGCCATCAAGACGGTGGTCGTGACCGCCATCGGCGACATGCTGCCGGCGCCGAAACGCCAGCTGGTGAATTTCGTCATCCGCCGCGTGAAGAAGATGGTCCCGGAGTGGAACATCCCGGACGCCGTGTCCTTCCACAAGGCTTTGAAAGAGGGCAAGTGGCAGACCATGGACCGGCCGTCCCTTGGCCACGAGGACGTGGCGTTCCTGCAGTACACCGGCGGCACGACCGGCGTCGCGAAAGGCGCGGTGCTCATCCATCGCAACATCATCGCCAACGTCCTGCAGGCGCGCGCCTGGCTGAGCGCCACGGTGACCGAAGGCCAGTCGGTGGTCATCACGCCGCTGCCGCTGTATCACATCTTCTCGCTGACGGCGAACTTCTTCACCTTCACCTTCATGGGCGGCAACAACATCCTGATCACGAATCCGCGCGACATGCCCGGCTTCATCAAGGAACTGAAGAAGCAGAAGTTCACCTTCATCACCGGCGTCAACACGCTGTTCAACGGCCTGCTGAACACGCCGGGCTTCGACGAGGTGGATTTCAGCCAGCTGAAAGCCACCCTCGGCGGCGGCATGGCCGTGCAACGCGCCGTCGCGGAACGCTGGAAGCAAGCGACCGGCAAGCCGCTGATCGAGGCCTACGGCCTCACCGAGACCTCGCCGGCGGCGTGCATCAACCCGATGACCAACACCGACTTCAACGGCTCGATCGGCCTGCCCATCTCGTCCACCGAGGTGAGCATCCGGGACGAGGAAGGCAACGACCTTGGCATCGGCGCCGTGGGAGAAATCTGCATCCGCGGCCCGCAGGTCATGGCCGGCTACTGGAACCGTCCCGACGAGACGGCCAAGGTCATGCTCGAGGGCGGCTGGTTCCGCTCGGGGGACATGGGGCGGATGGACGACAAGGGTTACGTGTTCATCGAGGACCGCAAGAAGGACATGATCCTGGTGTCCGGTTTCAACGTGTACCCCAACGAGGTCGAGGGCGTGGCCGTGATGCACCCCGCGGTGCTCGAGGCGGCAGCCGTCGGGATTCCGGACGAGAAGTCCGGCGAGATCGTGAAGCTGTTCATCGTCCGCAAGCCCGGCGAGAGCGTCACCGACAAGGAACTCATCGCCTTCTGCCGGGAAAGCCTGACCGGCTACAAGGTCCCGCGGCTGGTGGAGTTCCGCGACGAACTGCCGAAGACCAATGTCGGCAAGATCCTGCGCCGCGAGTTGCGCGACGGCACGGCCTGAATGAGCAAGGGCCCCGCGGGCTGAGCTCGCGGGGCCCTTGAATCGAAGCTGCTGCGTGGAGCCTCAGCCGCGGCGACGGCTACGCATCGCGCCGGCGCCCAGCAGGCCGAGCGACAGGAGCGCCAGGGTGCCGGGTTCGGGGACCGTGCCCACGACGCGGAAATCACCGATGACCAGCTCAGCGAGATCTCCGAAGCCGGGATCGAATCCGAGCGCCGTGAGACGGAAGCCAAATACGTCGCCGGCGAGAATATCGAAGGTGCCGGACCCGAACTCATTGACCAAACCTAGTGCGCCCTGATCGAAGACCTGAGTGATGCCGAATATATTCGTCGCCACACCATTCAGCACGAATTCGAGAACCCCGGCGATATAAAAGGGATCTGCCAAAATCACATCCCACGAAAAACTTACACTGCCGTTGATGTTGGAGTTAACCAGGAGTTCGATGCTGCAGGTGTCCTCGCAAGTGAGTCCGAGTTCATCATCGGGTTCCCCCTTGATTCCTATTGTGTCGATCTCGGCGATACCGATTGTCGTCGGCGACCAATTCTCGAACCCATAGGCACCGGTAAAGCCCTCGATAGTGATCGGTCCGGCATGTGCTCCTGCCGAAATGGCGAGGAGCACTGCTCCCGCTACGGCTTTCAGAAAATTCCCAAGTCGCATGTGATTTCTCCTGTCCTTCCCTTGTTCTTGAATCGGCTTGTTATGCAGCGCGTCGAAGCGACTGCTTAAGAAAGAAGACTCAAGCAGCATCCATGCCAGACGAGAAATTGTGTGTGTTATCGAACATTTACTTTCTGCGCGGAGAGCGACGGGCCGGCGGAATGTAAACTACGCCGACATCGCTGAGGCCGCTCGCGGGTATCGCCCGCGGCGCAACCATTGCGACCTTCGGTGACCCGGGACCATCATGTGAGTCAACTGACGCCTACGCGAGGATCGCAACACCATGAAAGCCATCAACGCCTCCCTGCACAGGGGCCGGCTCCTGGCCGGCGTCCTCTGCCTGGCCATCGGTCCGACGGGCTGCGGAGCCGTGACCGAATCGCCCGACAACGATACCGATCCCCGCCTGGTGGGACGGGAGATGTCCCGCCCGCTGCCTGAGCGCGTGTTGTCCACGGCACCGGCGGGGGAGCAGGCGCTGCCGCCGGAGTCGCTGCTCGCGCAGGTGCTCGCGGACGCCGCCAAGCGCACTGGGTTGGCGCAGGCGTCGCTCGAGGTGGCCGATTCGCGCCGCGTGACGTGGAACGACGGTTCGCTGGGCTGCCCGCAGCCCGGCATGAATTACACGCAGGCGCTGGTGCCCGGCTGGCACGTGCTCATCGCAGCGGGCGAGGCGACGCTGGACTACCGTCTCGCGGAGCAGGGCTATTTCCTGCACTGCGCCCTCGGCCGTCCCGGGCCGCACGGCGGGAATAAAAAAGGCCCCTCCGAAGAGGGGCCTCCAAAGTCCTGACAGCCGTGGCTGGCAGCATGTAGCACTCGGCCGTTAGCGACGACCCCGAGGTCGCGGCGCGGGGGCGGCCGCCGCCGGTGGCGGCGCCTCCTGGAACAGGATCGCCTCGGTCTCCGCCGTAGCACCGCCGTGGGCACCGGCCCCCCGGTCACCGTTGGTGATCAGCAGCAGGCCGAGCTCGCCCGGGTTGTTTCCGGCAGCGCCGAAGTCGAGCACGGTCATCTGGCCGCTCTGGCCGGGAGACAGGTCGGTCAGGTCAGGCGTGAAGAAACGCTCGCCCAGGGGCGCGAACACCGTCGGTGCCGCGTTGAACGAGCCACCGAAAGACACGTCGTCCACGTACGCCAGCGCGTTCATGGGCGCGAACAGCGCCTGGTTGCCGATCTGCGTATTGCACACCAGCAGCACCTGGTTCGCAGAATTGTGCGCGTGCTCGGTAAAGAAGAAGACGTTGCCAAGGCCGGTGCTCACGTCCACCGCGAATGTCACGGTGCGCCAATCTCCGGGGAATCCCAGGAAATTGCGCGCGATGTTGAACACATCGTACTCCGGCACGCCGTCGCCGTCGGTGTCGAGCAGCACACCGACCAGTCCGGGGTACAGCGAATAGGCCGTACGCTCCCAGAGATTGAAGGCCAGGCCCATGATGTAATCCACGGCCCCGTCACCCGGACCGCAGAACCCGTCCCGGACCAGGAAGGTTTGCACACCGAAGCCGCGGATCGACGGGTTCGGGAAGGATTCTCCCGGCCCGCCGGTCGGCTGCTGCGGGAGGCTGAGCAACAGCGAGTACGCGTCGTTCTGCGCCGTGCCCACGCCGGTGTTTGTCAGCGTGATCACGTCGCCGCCATCGGCGATCGTCGTCTTCGAGGGCTCGACGCGCGCCGCCTGGCGGGGCAACACGTGCCACGGCATGGTGATGGCCGTCGCCTTGCGGTTCTGCTTCAGCGGCTTGAATACGAGGTAACCGTCGTACTCGTTGCGCGTCAGGTTGGCGCCGCTGTAGCTCCCCCCGGAGTTGAGGAAGTTGCCCTCGAGATTGGCGCCGTTGATCGTCATGTCCACGCGAATGATCCGGTCCTTGCCGGCAGGAATCGTGAGCCGGCGCGGCAGCACACGGATATCGACGGCGCCGGAGGCCTCGGCCTCGGCAGAACGGAAGGTGTTCTCGACTGCGTAGAAAACGTTCTTGTTGCTGTAGTTCCTGACCCGCACGAAGCGCCGGATCCGGATCTGCTCGTCAGCAACCTCGACCGCGCCGAAGCCCAGGCCACCGCTCAGGGACTGGATGTCCCAGGCCGCGGTGGTCGAGGCGAGTGCCGCATCGACGCGGACTTCGCCTGCACCCACGCGGCTGACGGGCACCGGGGTTCCCGCCAGGTCGCCGACCACATCGGTCTCGGCGGTGTTCATCAGCACGGCCTTCAGCTCGGCCAGGCTGCGCCCGGGGAAGGCCTGCATGAGGATCGCGGCCGAGCCGGCCACCATCGGCGCCGCGCCGGAGGTGCCGCCGAAGGTGCGGGTGCCGTCGCCCGTGCCGGAATTGGCCGACACGGATGCGCCCGGCGCGCCGATCTCGGGCTTGAGGCCGCTGTCGCGGAAACGCGGGCCGCGCGACGAGCTGTCCACGATGCGCGCGGCGAAGGGGCTGACGGAATCGAAGCGCACGACAGCCTCACCGCTGCGCAGGATGTTCGCCGTGCCCTGGCTGATCATGAAGCCCGGAATGAAGGGCTCGCCACCGCCGAAACCGCCGTTGAACGGATCATCGGCCGTCACCAGGCCGATGATGCCGAGCTTGGCGCCGGCTGCAGCCAGGTTCGAAATCTTGACGCTGAAACCGCAGTCGCCGCGATCGACGAGGACGATCTGGCCTTCCAGGGAACCCGCATCAAGAGGCTCGCAACCAAGATTGGAGGGCCCGAGGTAAGTGACCAGACCCTCGATGACGCCATCCAGCGGCGCCGACCAGGACTGGAACACCGCCGGGTAGTCGCCCGCAGCGGCGGCCGGCTCGACGACGGTCATCCGGTCGACAACAGACGCCACCTGGGTCTGCGCCACGGAAATCGCGGTGCTGGCCGCAGCGGGCGTGCCGGTGATGAAGGGGTTGTCGCCACCATTGCCGGCAGACGCGACCGTCAATACACCGATGGCGCTCAGGTTCTCCACGGCCTGGGCCAGCGAGTTGTCGAAGTCCTGGCCGAAATTCGCGCCCAGCGACATGTTGATGATGTCGACGCGATCGGAGATGTCGCCGTCACGATTCGGATCGGCGGAAAACTCCATGCCCAGCAGCAACGCCACGCCATTGCAGGCCGAGGAGTACGCTGCGCAGGTCTTTACCGCGTAAAGATCGGCACCCGGCGCGACGCCGTTGACGCCGGCGATGATGTCGGCCACGTTGGTGCCGTGGCTGCCCACGCCGGGCGCGCCGATCGGATCCGGATCCTCGGTACGTGGCGGGCTGCCGGCGCCGCCGACCCAGAGCTCACCCACGAAATCGAAGCCCCCGACGACCTTGGGGGTGGGGAAGAATTCACCGGGCACGGTGTTGGCGCTGTCGAAGCGATCAGCGCCGTAAGCCTCGGCATAGGCGTCGAGCGTGCCGGGTCCGCCGAACGCGGCGTGCATGTAATCGATGCCGCTGTCGAGGACCGCGACCTTGACGCCCGTGCCGTCGAAACCACGTTCCTGTGCGATGGCCGCGCCGATCTGCGGCACCGTCTCGACGAGGTGCCGCTCGTAATCCCGTACCCGGCTGATCTGGTCCACGGACGGGTCCTGCGCGATCGCGATGAGATCAGCTGTGCTGACGCGCGCGACGACACTGTTGAGCACCACCTGGGTCTGCGCCGAGACCTCGAAGCGGCGCGCATGGTTCTGGCTGCGGGCGATGAAGCCGCTCTGCTCGGCGCGCAGGTACTGCTTGCGGGCCTGGCCCTGGGAGCGGCGCGCCGACGGTGAGGTCTCCTGCGCAACGTACTGGGTCACCGGCGACTCGCGCAGGCGGATGAGCACTTCCTCGGTGTCCGAGGTCGTCCTGAGCAGAGCGGGATCGATACGACGCAGCGCCCGGTAATCCAGGTCGCTGGAGATCGGCTCGTCCAGCTTCAACGCCTGGATATGCGCGGGCGCCTGCCGGGCGGCGAGATCCGCACGCGGATCAGCGGGCCCGGCATAGGCCGCGGTAAAAAGTGTTACGGACGTCGCGGCGACGAGCGCGCCCCGGGTAGCCAGGCGCGCTATGGCTGTCTTGAGCATCGTGTGTATCCCCTCTCGGATTCGATCATCAGTCGTCATTCGACTCGCACAGGCGGACTGGTGACAGCTCTGTTCGCGTGCAACAAACTGTGACGTGGTCCGTGGTTATTTTTTTCGTGCGATGGCGGACAGTAGCCCGCCTTTCAGGCGTGCGCAAGAGAAAACTGGCACCAAAGAATGACGACCCGAACGAGGTTCAGGCTTGTTCTACAAGAAGGAATGCTGCGCCGGATCAGGAGCGGATGATGATGTCCAACCGGTCCAGCAGATCGTCAAGGCGGTTCGTCATTTCGTTCTTGTAGTTGCCGAGTCGCATCGGGTCGGGGCGGCGCGACAGCGCCGATGTGAAATGGCGGTCGCGATCCTGCAGGATGGCCTCGTTGATCGTGATGTCGTGGCGCTTGAGGATGGGGCGCAACTTGCGCCGGCGCAGCCACAGGTCGCGACGCGTCGTACGGTAGGCATGCTGGCAGACCATCTCGCGATTCGCGTAGCTGAACACGTTGGTGAAGAACATCTTCGAGTCGCTGCTGTCGGGTTCGAACAGCACGACGTCGCGATCGACGTAGCTGGTCTCGTACTTCGCCATGCCGACGATCATGCGCGAATGAATCAGCGCGCGGAAGGTCTGCGAGAGGACCACTGGCAAGCCGCCCTCGACCAGTGAGTCATGGCGTTTCTCGCGGCCCGGGGGCGCGAGGCTCGCGTCATAGGGCACGATCGGGTTGACGCAGAACAACAGGTCCACGCCCTCGTCCAGCGCCGACGAGGCGTGCAGCGTCCGCTTCAGGCCGCCATCCACGAAATAGCGGTCGCCGATGCGCACCGGCGGATACAGGCCCGGCAGGGCGGTGCTCGCCTGCACGGCCTGGGAAATCGGCACGTCGTCGTGCCCCGGCGAACCGAAGCGCACGGCCTCGCCGGTATCGAGATCCACCCCGACCACCAGGAGCTTGCGAGAGAGCTGGCGGAAATCGTTGGTCATGCCCCGATTACTGAACAGGTCGGCGAGAAAGCGCTCGATCGGCTGGTTGTCGAACACCGCGGTCGGAATGGCCTTGGCCAGCCCGCTCAACGACTCGAGCAAGCCCTGTTTCAACGGGTTCCGCGCGAAGCCCCAGAGGCCCTCGAGCAGCAGGCGCGGCAGCTGGGAAGAGCGGCGCAGGTACTCCGGGAAATTCGGCTGCAGGAACAGCGCCGGATCGAAACGTTGCGGTCGGCCGCGGCGGCTGACGAGCAGGCGGCCCATTTCCTCTACGGAGATTCCGTTCGCCAGGGTGGAGGCGACGAACGACCCCGCGGAGACGCCCACGTAGACATCGACGTCGGCGAAATCGAGCCCGTCGATCGCCTCGTTGAGCGCCAGCAGGGCGCCGATCTCGTAGATGCCGCCCAGCGGCCCGCCGCCGGCCAGCGCGAGGCCGATCTTCGGCCCGCTGGCCTTGTCCTGCTGGTGCATGTGCTGGGTCTGCAACATCGCGTCAGCTACCGGCCTTCTTCTTCGCCACCGGCCGCGCAGGCTTCGGCGCGGCGGCGGGACCCGTCGCTGGCGTCGGCGCCTTGCGAACGCCGGCTGCCCGGGCGCCGGCTTTCCGCGCACTGGCTTTTCGCACGGCGGTCTTTTTCACGCCGGCCTGGCGTGCGCCGGCCTTGGGACCCGGACGCGGGCCGCGCTGCCGCGATGACGCCTCGAGCGCCTGCGCCTGCGCGGCGCGCCGCTCGAGCGCGAGTACTGCGCGCTGCAGGGCCTCGACGCGCCCGTTCAGTTCCTTGATATCGCGCGCGGTGGGGATCTGCAGCGCATTCAATGCCCGCGCCACGCGATGCACGAACGCGTCCTCGAGTCGATCCCAGGCCTCCGTCGCCGAGCTGCGCGCCTCGTAGACGCGGCTTTTCGCGCCCCGGTCGATCCGGCCGCCGATATTCAGCAGGCCACCGACCAGGCGGCCGCCCTCGGTTTCAGCCATGGACACCGCGCCGCGGCCCGCGTGCCATACCTGGTTGGCCGAGCCGCGCACCAGCCGCGTAATCGGGTTGTCCACCAGGGATTTACCGCCGTTATTCTTTGACATAATCCTGCCTCAAACAACTGTTTGATCTTTGCAGGATAACACCGCGAAGCAGTGTGTCACAGTGACAAGTCGCAATTCCCGCCATGTCATTTAACGCAAGCAAAATCATCGCTCTGCATCTACAATGCCGTGCCATGGGCAGGGCAGATATCAAGGAAGACGGGGCCAGGCGGCTCGCCGAACAGCTCGAGCGCAGCCGGCTCGCCCGCCTCCGCCAGTATGACGAACATGGGCTGCGGCCCGAATGCCGGATCCTGGCGTCCTGGCAGGCCAGGCGCCTGCGCTACACCTATCGCGACCTGCTCGAGGTCTCCCGCTACCGCAAGGCGGTGGAGTTCTTCCTGACGGACCTCTACGGTGACAAGGATTTTTCCGCGCGCGACGAGGGCGTGGAGCGCGTCTACCCGATCATGTCGCGGGTCATGCCCGGCGCGGCGCTGCACACCATCAGCATCGGCATCGAACTGCATGCGATCAGCCAGGAACTCGACCTGGACATGGTCGCGATGCTCTGGGGCGAGATGGGCATCGGCGACCGCCTCGACGCCGAGTCCTATGCCGAGGCCTACCGGCGCTGCGGCAACGTGGAAGCCCGGCAACGCCAGATCAGCATCGTCGAGGACGTCGGCACCTCGCTCGACAGCGTCGTGTTCAAGCCCTTCATCTACAACGCCGTCAAGCTCGGCAAGGGCCCGGCAAAAATGTCCGGGCTGCTGGCGCTGCACGACTTCATCCAGCGCGGCTTCGTGGCGTTCCGCGCCATGAAGGGCTCCGACGAGTTCATCGACACCATCGTCAGCCGCGAGACGGCCATCAT
It contains:
- a CDS encoding patatin-like phospholipase family protein → MLQTQHMHQQDKASGPKIGLALAGGGPLGGIYEIGALLALNEAIDGLDFADVDVYVGVSAGSFVASTLANGISVEEMGRLLVSRRGRPQRFDPALFLQPNFPEYLRRSSQLPRLLLEGLWGFARNPLKQGLLESLSGLAKAIPTAVFDNQPIERFLADLFSNRGMTNDFRQLSRKLLVVGVDLDTGEAVRFGSPGHDDVPISQAVQASTALPGLYPPVRIGDRYFVDGGLKRTLHASSALDEGVDLLFCVNPIVPYDASLAPPGREKRHDSLVEGGLPVVLSQTFRALIHSRMIVGMAKYETSYVDRDVVLFEPDSSDSKMFFTNVFSYANREMVCQHAYRTTRRDLWLRRRKLRPILKRHDITINEAILQDRDRHFTSALSRRPDPMRLGNYKNEMTNRLDDLLDRLDIIIRS
- a CDS encoding S8 family serine peptidase; translated protein: MLKTAIARLATRGALVAATSVTLFTAAYAGPADPRADLAARQAPAHIQALKLDEPISSDLDYRALRRIDPALLRTTSDTEEVLIRLRESPVTQYVAQETSPSARRSQGQARKQYLRAEQSGFIARSQNHARRFEVSAQTQVVLNSVVARVSTADLIAIAQDPSVDQISRVRDYERHLVETVPQIGAAIAQERGFDGTGVKVAVLDSGIDYMHAAFGGPGTLDAYAEAYGADRFDSANTVPGEFFPTPKVVGGFDFVGELWVGGAGSPPRTEDPDPIGAPGVGSHGTNVADIIAGVNGVAPGADLYAVKTCAAYSSACNGVALLLGMEFSADPNRDGDISDRVDIINMSLGANFGQDFDNSLAQAVENLSAIGVLTVASAGNGGDNPFITGTPAAASTAISVAQTQVASVVDRMTVVEPAAAAGDYPAVFQSWSAPLDGVIEGLVTYLGPSNLGCEPLDAGSLEGQIVLVDRGDCGFSVKISNLAAAGAKLGIIGLVTADDPFNGGFGGGEPFIPGFMISQGTANILRSGEAVVRFDSVSPFAARIVDSSSRGPRFRDSGLKPEIGAPGASVSANSGTGDGTRTFGGTSGAAPMVAGSAAILMQAFPGRSLAELKAVLMNTAETDVVGDLAGTPVPVSRVGAGEVRVDAALASTTAAWDIQSLSGGLGFGAVEVADEQIRIRRFVRVRNYSNKNVFYAVENTFRSAEAEASGAVDIRVLPRRLTIPAGKDRIIRVDMTINGANLEGNFLNSGGSYSGANLTRNEYDGYLVFKPLKQNRKATAITMPWHVLPRQAARVEPSKTTIADGGDVITLTNTGVGTAQNDAYSLLLSLPQQPTGGPGESFPNPSIRGFGVQTFLVRDGFCGPGDGAVDYIMGLAFNLWERTAYSLYPGLVGVLLDTDGDGVPEYDVFNIARNFLGFPGDWRTVTFAVDVSTGLGNVFFFTEHAHNSANQVLLVCNTQIGNQALFAPMNALAYVDDVSFGGSFNAAPTVFAPLGERFFTPDLTDLSPGQSGQMTVLDFGAAGNNPGELGLLLITNGDRGAGAHGGATAETEAILFQEAPPPAAAAPAPRPRGRR
- a CDS encoding long-chain-fatty-acid--CoA ligase — translated: MEKIWLKEYPEGVPAEIDVNEFPSLREFLEQSFEKYRSLPAFTNMGHSITFGELDQCSRYLGAWLQKNAGLSKGDRVAVMMPNVIQYAVAVAAILRAGLTVTNVNPLYTPRELEHQLKDSGAKAIIIVENFAGTLAKVRNNTAIKTVVVTAIGDMLPAPKRQLVNFVIRRVKKMVPEWNIPDAVSFHKALKEGKWQTMDRPSLGHEDVAFLQYTGGTTGVAKGAVLIHRNIIANVLQARAWLSATVTEGQSVVITPLPLYHIFSLTANFFTFTFMGGNNILITNPRDMPGFIKELKKQKFTFITGVNTLFNGLLNTPGFDEVDFSQLKATLGGGMAVQRAVAERWKQATGKPLIEAYGLTETSPAACINPMTNTDFNGSIGLPISSTEVSIRDEEGNDLGIGAVGEICIRGPQVMAGYWNRPDETAKVMLEGGWFRSGDMGRMDDKGYVFIEDRKKDMILVSGFNVYPNEVEGVAVMHPAVLEAAAVGIPDEKSGEIVKLFIVRKPGESVTDKELIAFCRESLTGYKVPRLVEFRDELPKTNVGKILRRELRDGTA
- a CDS encoding PEP-CTERM sorting domain-containing protein; this translates as MRLGNFLKAVAGAVLLAISAGAHAGPITIEGFTGAYGFENWSPTTIGIAEIDTIGIKGEPDDELGLTCEDTCSIELLVNSNINGSVSFSWDVILADPFYIAGVLEFVLNGVATNIFGITQVFDQGALGLVNEFGSGTFDILAGDVFGFRLTALGFDPGFGDLAELVIGDFRVVGTVPEPGTLALLSLGLLGAGAMRSRRRG
- a CDS encoding phasin family protein codes for the protein MSKNNGGKSLVDNPITRLVRGSANQVWHAGRGAVSMAETEGGRLVGGLLNIGGRIDRGAKSRVYEARSSATEAWDRLEDAFVHRVARALNALQIPTARDIKELNGRVEALQRAVLALERRAAQAQALEASSRQRGPRPGPKAGARQAGVKKTAVRKASARKAGARAAGVRKAPTPATGPAAAPKPARPVAKKKAGS